From the genome of Streptococcus lutetiensis, one region includes:
- a CDS encoding GRP family sugar transporter, with protein sequence MQGILFALIPMVAWGSIGFVSNKIGGKPDQQTLGMTLGALLFAFVVWLFVQPEMSVSLWVVGIIGGMLWSMGQNGQFRAMQYMGVSVGNPLSSGAQLVFGSLIGAIVFGEWSKPAQYTLGIIALLLLVIGFYFTSKRDAEKVETSELTDFGKGFRALTYSTVGYLSYTILFNNIMKFDALAVIFPMAVGMVLGAVMFMKFNVKFETVVIKNAIVGLMWGIGNIFMLLAAAKAGLAIAFSFSQLGVIISIMGGILFLGETKTRKEMRWLVIGIACFVLGAVLLGIVKSY encoded by the coding sequence ATGCAGGGTATTTTATTTGCATTAATTCCCATGGTAGCATGGGGAAGTATCGGGTTTGTCAGCAACAAAATTGGAGGTAAACCAGATCAACAAACATTAGGAATGACTTTAGGGGCACTTTTATTTGCTTTTGTTGTATGGTTGTTTGTTCAACCAGAAATGTCAGTATCACTTTGGGTTGTCGGAATTATCGGTGGTATGCTCTGGTCTATGGGGCAAAACGGTCAATTCCGTGCAATGCAATACATGGGTGTTTCAGTAGGTAACCCATTGTCAAGTGGTGCTCAACTTGTATTTGGTAGTTTGATTGGTGCCATTGTCTTTGGTGAATGGAGCAAACCGGCTCAATACACACTTGGTATCATTGCTTTGCTTCTTTTGGTTATCGGTTTCTACTTCACAAGTAAACGTGATGCTGAAAAAGTTGAAACTAGTGAACTTACTGACTTTGGTAAAGGTTTCCGTGCTTTGACTTACTCAACAGTTGGTTACCTTTCATACACTATCTTGTTTAACAACATCATGAAATTCGATGCTTTAGCTGTTATCTTCCCAATGGCTGTAGGTATGGTTCTTGGTGCTGTAATGTTCATGAAATTTAACGTTAAATTTGAAACAGTTGTTATCAAAAACGCTATCGTTGGTTTGATGTGGGGTATTGGTAACATCTTCATGCTTCTTGCTGCTGCTAAAGCAGGTCTTGCTATTGCCTTTAGTTTCTCACAACTTGGTGTTATCATTTCAATTATGGGTGGTATCCTCTTCTTGGGTGAAACTAAAACACGTAAAGAAATGCGTTGGTTGGTAATTGGTATAGCATGCTTTGTTCTTGGTGCTGTATTACTAGGAATTGTTAAATCCTATTAA